The following coding sequences lie in one Synechococcus sp. PCC 7336 genomic window:
- a CDS encoding DUF2079 domain-containing protein — MTDVSSPIAQSHSLSTQPLERTPAAVWSAIALNTLILFVCSSARHHLFQSTAFDLGIFDQVAYLMSRGLPPFCTINSIHHMADHAAWAFYLVAPLYWLYPSVSWLFAIQAASLSLGAWPLWHLARMGGLNRSQAIGTTAVYLLYPALFNANLFDFHPEVMAVPALLGAILAAKRDRPLGFAIAIVFAAGCKFILALPVAAMGIWLLVAERKWLCGVLALGFGSLWFAIATQAIVPLFKSGSQHAGLARYAYLGNSIPEIVLNFFVKPGLALGKVFSLETLGYLALLLLPAIWALSIQKLAPLIAALPALGLNVLSTVDAQRDLVHQYQLPILPFLMLAVIGGLTVGRRRALGRRAMTILSILAFLALAKFGYFWTRYVGELDTAPATREAIALVEPRGSVLTTASIVPHLSHRATIQSTQVANPPATAEAFDFVLLNLRHPGWSSSPEYAGRLLQQVERSPQFESVYRRDDVVLFRRKIEGSERSELMQPAERDLTG; from the coding sequence ATGACTGACGTATCGTCCCCTATCGCCCAATCCCACAGTCTCTCGACCCAGCCCCTCGAAAGAACGCCTGCAGCAGTCTGGAGCGCGATCGCCCTCAACACGCTCATTCTGTTTGTCTGCAGCAGTGCGCGGCACCATCTTTTCCAATCCACTGCCTTCGATCTGGGCATTTTCGATCAGGTTGCTTACCTGATGAGCCGGGGGTTGCCCCCCTTTTGCACGATCAATTCTATTCACCATATGGCCGATCATGCCGCTTGGGCCTTTTACCTCGTGGCTCCCCTCTATTGGCTCTATCCCAGCGTTTCCTGGCTATTTGCCATTCAGGCGGCGAGCTTGTCTTTGGGGGCTTGGCCGCTATGGCATTTGGCTCGCATGGGGGGCTTGAATCGATCGCAGGCAATCGGCACGACAGCGGTTTATTTGCTCTATCCTGCTCTGTTCAATGCCAATCTGTTTGACTTTCATCCCGAGGTGATGGCGGTCCCGGCCTTATTGGGGGCGATTTTGGCGGCCAAACGCGATCGCCCGCTGGGGTTTGCGATCGCCATTGTGTTTGCGGCGGGCTGTAAATTTATCTTGGCCCTACCCGTGGCTGCGATGGGAATTTGGCTGTTAGTGGCCGAACGCAAGTGGTTGTGCGGGGTCTTGGCGCTGGGATTTGGCAGCCTGTGGTTTGCGATCGCGACGCAGGCGATCGTGCCCTTGTTTAAGTCGGGCAGCCAACATGCAGGGTTGGCGCGATACGCCTATTTGGGCAATTCTATTCCCGAGATTGTCTTGAATTTTTTCGTAAAACCCGGTTTGGCGTTGGGAAAGGTGTTTTCATTAGAGACGCTTGGGTATTTGGCTTTGTTATTGTTACCCGCCATTTGGGCGCTCTCGATTCAAAAGCTGGCCCCATTGATTGCGGCGCTGCCGGCGCTAGGGCTGAACGTGCTGTCTACAGTGGATGCCCAGCGAGACTTGGTGCATCAATATCAGTTGCCCATCTTGCCCTTTTTGATGCTGGCAGTCATTGGCGGTCTGACGGTAGGACGGCGACGGGCGTTAGGACGGCGGGCCATGACAATATTGTCGATCCTGGCCTTTTTGGCCTTAGCGAAGTTTGGATATTTCTGGACGCGCTATGTGGGCGAGCTCGATACGGCCCCAGCAACCCGAGAGGCGATCGCCTTAGTCGAACCTCGAGGCAGCGTCTTGACCACTGCCTCGATTGTCCCTCACCTCAGCCACCGCGCCACTATTCAGTCCACCCAGGTTGCCAACCCGCCCGCAACGGCAGAAGCCTTTGATTTTGTCTTACTCAACCTGCGCCATCCCGGCTGGTCCAGTTCCCCCGAGTATGCCGGTCGGCTCCTGCAACAGGTCGAGCGCAGCCCGCAGTTCGAGTCAGTGTATCGACGGGATGATGTGGTTCTGTTTAGGCGCAAGATTGAGGGGAGCGAACGGTCCGAGCTCATGCAGCCAGCAGAGCGGGATCTGACAGGCTGA
- the psbA gene encoding photosystem II q(b) protein: protein MVTISKRRRRLVRFDTLWEQFCAWMTSTDNRLYIGWFGVLMIPTLLTASICFILAFIAAPPVDLDGIREPVIGSLAGGNNLITAAVVPTSAAIGLHFYPIWAASSLDEWLFNGGPYQLIVLHFLVGILCFMGRQWELSYRLGMRPWIAVAFSAPVAAAIAVLLVYPIGQGSFSEGLPLGIAGTFHFMLAFQADHNILMHPFQMLGVAGVFGGAFLSATHGSLVSSSLIRETSDLESANRGYRFGQQSETYNLMAGHYGYLGRVLFRGLGFQNKRSIHMLLAALPTVGIWFAALGVGIMAFNLNGFNFNASILDSSGRVIGTEADLLNRATLGLQVMHAPNAHNFPLRLASSEPIPVSLSDPALLAA from the coding sequence ATGGTGACTATCTCTAAACGCCGAAGGAGACTAGTAAGGTTTGATACCCTTTGGGAGCAATTTTGCGCGTGGATGACCAGTACCGATAATCGGCTCTACATTGGTTGGTTTGGCGTACTGATGATTCCGACTCTACTGACTGCTTCCATTTGCTTTATCCTTGCCTTTATCGCTGCGCCGCCAGTAGACCTAGATGGCATTCGCGAGCCCGTTATCGGCTCCCTTGCGGGTGGCAACAATCTCATCACCGCAGCGGTCGTACCCACCTCAGCGGCGATTGGGCTACATTTCTACCCCATTTGGGCCGCTAGCTCTCTGGACGAGTGGCTCTTCAATGGCGGTCCTTACCAACTGATTGTGCTGCACTTTCTCGTCGGGATTCTCTGCTTTATGGGACGGCAGTGGGAGTTATCCTATCGGCTCGGAATGCGTCCCTGGATTGCAGTTGCCTTCTCGGCACCGGTGGCAGCAGCGATCGCCGTTTTGCTGGTCTATCCCATTGGCCAGGGGTCTTTTTCGGAAGGACTGCCTCTCGGCATTGCGGGCACGTTTCATTTCATGTTGGCCTTTCAAGCAGACCACAATATCTTAATGCATCCCTTCCAAATGCTGGGAGTCGCGGGTGTCTTCGGGGGAGCGTTCCTCTCTGCCACGCACGGCTCGCTGGTGTCCTCGTCGCTCATCCGCGAAACTTCCGATCTAGAGTCGGCAAATAGGGGATATCGCTTCGGCCAGCAGTCAGAAACCTACAATCTGATGGCCGGTCACTACGGTTATCTCGGTCGCGTTTTGTTCCGGGGCTTGGGGTTCCAAAACAAGCGCTCCATTCATATGCTGTTGGCTGCCTTGCCGACCGTCGGCATTTGGTTTGCGGCTCTGGGCGTGGGCATTATGGCCTTCAACTTGAACGGGTTTAACTTCAACGCCTCAATCCTCGACAGCAGTGGACGAGTGATTGGCACGGAAGCCGATCTCCTCAATCGGGCAACGCTAGGATTGCAGGTCATGCATGCTCCTAACGCCCATAACTTCCCCTTGAGACTGGCCAGTAGCGAACCGATCCCGGTCAGCCTGTCAGATCCCGCTCTGCTGGCTGCATGA
- a CDS encoding V-type ATP synthase subunit A — translation MAETFNPARVVAVQEDIVSIQMAETDARPLVKNEVVYICPQRESEGRAEKLKAEVLRVQGREAVAQVFESTRGVGVGDRVEQSGQLLSVTLGPGLLGQVYDGLQNPLESLAVGHGTFLPRGVYVPSLNVVKKWSFVPAVEFGTRLGAGDTLGTVQEGRYTHKIMIPFNQPGEVEVTWIQEGSFTVDTPIARIRAETGRERTLTMVQQWPVRRPLPQLLLDRRYSERLYPQEPLITTQRIIDTFFPIAKGGTGCIPGPFGAGKTVLQNMISRFSDVDIVIVVACGERAGEVVETITEFPKLTDPKTGSSLMERTIIICNTSSMPVAAREASIYTGLTLGEYYRQMGYDVLLIADSTSRWAQAMRETSGRMEEIPGEEAFPAYLDSSIKGVYERAGSIRTNDGSLGSLTTIGTVSPAGGNFEEPVTQSTLSTVKTFLGLSADRAYKRFYPAVDPLISWSRYSNQLKDWFERKLHSGWTGQVREAIALLKSGDGVYQMMQVTGEEGTPLEDFITYQKSLFLDMVYLQQDAFDTVDASAPLQRQKSTFSLAYDLVKREYKFEDKSSVRSYFTRMTGLFKNLNYAPDPSKERSDLKRQIIELADSVTA, via the coding sequence ATGGCCGAAACCTTCAATCCCGCTCGGGTGGTCGCCGTACAAGAAGATATTGTCTCCATTCAAATGGCCGAAACTGATGCCCGTCCGCTGGTCAAAAATGAGGTGGTCTACATTTGTCCTCAGCGGGAAAGTGAAGGTCGTGCCGAGAAGCTGAAGGCTGAAGTGTTGCGGGTGCAGGGTCGGGAGGCAGTTGCTCAGGTGTTTGAAAGCACCCGAGGGGTTGGCGTCGGCGATCGGGTCGAACAATCCGGTCAACTGCTCTCGGTCACCTTGGGGCCGGGGTTGCTGGGCCAAGTATACGATGGCCTGCAAAATCCCCTAGAAAGTCTGGCAGTCGGTCACGGCACCTTCCTGCCCAGAGGGGTTTACGTCCCGTCTCTGAACGTGGTGAAAAAATGGTCGTTCGTTCCTGCCGTTGAATTTGGTACGCGGCTCGGGGCTGGAGATACCCTCGGGACTGTGCAGGAGGGTCGCTATACCCACAAAATCATGATTCCCTTCAATCAGCCGGGAGAGGTGGAAGTGACCTGGATTCAGGAGGGCAGCTTCACGGTCGATACTCCCATCGCCCGCATTCGAGCTGAGACGGGTCGGGAGCGAACTTTGACTATGGTCCAGCAGTGGCCAGTGCGTCGTCCCTTGCCCCAACTGTTGTTAGATCGGCGCTATTCCGAGCGACTCTATCCCCAAGAGCCACTCATTACTACTCAGCGGATTATCGATACCTTCTTTCCCATTGCAAAAGGAGGCACAGGCTGTATCCCCGGTCCCTTCGGGGCAGGCAAAACTGTCCTGCAGAATATGATTTCGCGCTTTTCCGATGTCGATATTGTCATTGTGGTGGCCTGCGGCGAACGAGCGGGAGAGGTGGTAGAAACCATTACTGAGTTTCCCAAACTCACCGATCCCAAAACGGGTTCTTCGCTGATGGAGCGCACCATCATTATTTGCAATACATCCTCCATGCCTGTGGCCGCCCGCGAGGCATCCATTTACACCGGCCTCACCTTAGGCGAATACTACCGGCAGATGGGATACGACGTTCTTTTAATTGCCGACTCCACCTCCCGTTGGGCTCAAGCCATGCGAGAGACCTCGGGACGCATGGAGGAAATCCCGGGGGAAGAAGCCTTCCCGGCCTATTTGGATTCATCCATCAAGGGGGTTTACGAGCGAGCGGGATCGATCCGCACCAATGATGGCAGTCTCGGCAGTTTGACGACGATCGGCACCGTTTCCCCTGCGGGCGGAAACTTTGAGGAACCCGTTACCCAGTCAACCTTAAGCACCGTCAAGACCTTTTTAGGACTGAGTGCTGATCGCGCCTATAAACGGTTCTACCCCGCCGTCGATCCCCTCATCTCTTGGTCCCGTTACTCGAATCAACTGAAAGATTGGTTCGAGCGGAAACTGCATTCTGGCTGGACCGGCCAAGTCCGCGAGGCGATCGCCCTGTTGAAAAGCGGGGACGGTGTCTACCAAATGATGCAAGTTACAGGAGAAGAGGGAACGCCTTTGGAGGACTTCATCACTTACCAGAAATCTCTATTCTTAGATATGGTGTATCTGCAGCAGGATGCTTTTGATACCGTCGATGCCAGTGCGCCGCTGCAACGACAGAAAAGCACATTTTCGCTGGCATACGATCTAGTTAAACGCGAGTATAAATTCGAGGATAAATCATCTGTTAGGAGCTACTTCACTCGTATGACTGGGCTGTTTAAGAACCTCAACTATGCACCAGATCCTTCTAAAGAACGGTCCGATCTGAAGAGGCAAATTATCGAACTAGCTGATTCAGTGACAGCCTAA
- a CDS encoding DUF2764 family protein: protein MADNFKYATLMASLPYLHRPSVSQPPPLSRIRLDNRLKMLSERDAATLQAIEDVLRWSNQSMDRTDADIVAAAERLLGQLNSSVLQEAVMSRMEFRTILAALRRRHRGESAPPAGQPWGYGRWVASIARNWTHPAFQLDAQFPWIVEAKRLMDASDFLPLEKLLVDIVWTDLERIGQGHQFDFEAVVLYVLRWDLVARWTTYSGEAATERFAELVDSGLEELDKVFA, encoded by the coding sequence ATGGCCGATAATTTCAAGTATGCAACTTTGATGGCAAGCTTGCCCTACCTGCACCGCCCCTCAGTCTCTCAACCTCCCCCCCTGTCTAGAATCAGGCTAGACAACCGCTTGAAAATGCTGTCCGAACGCGATGCAGCAACGCTGCAGGCGATCGAAGACGTGCTGCGCTGGTCCAATCAATCGATGGACCGAACCGATGCTGACATTGTGGCGGCTGCCGAACGGCTGCTCGGGCAGCTCAACAGCAGCGTGTTGCAAGAGGCTGTGATGTCCAGAATGGAGTTTCGCACAATTCTGGCTGCCTTGCGCCGCCGCCACCGAGGGGAAAGCGCGCCGCCTGCAGGCCAGCCCTGGGGATACGGTCGCTGGGTTGCCTCGATCGCGCGCAACTGGACGCATCCAGCCTTTCAACTGGATGCCCAATTTCCTTGGATTGTGGAAGCCAAGCGTCTGATGGATGCAAGCGATTTCCTTCCTCTAGAAAAACTTCTGGTGGATATCGTCTGGACCGATCTCGAGCGCATCGGTCAGGGGCACCAATTCGACTTCGAAGCAGTGGTTCTGTACGTATTGCGCTGGGATCTCGTAGCTCGCTGGACAACCTACAGTGGAGAAGCTGCAACAGAGCGTTTTGCAGAACTCGTCGATTCTGGTTTGGAAGAACTAGACAAAGTCTTTGCATGA
- a CDS encoding ATP synthase subunit C, with the protein MNDFILLLGWIGLYAPVALGAIGSAVGCAIAGQAAIGATIDTKGGYGRFIGISALPSSQVIYGIVVMFQLLNQSVTPQTAVGMFGIGVGAGVALMINAIYQGKCCASAVLASKVKPEVFGISLAPAAIVEGFAVFAFIFALLAAGELSGS; encoded by the coding sequence ATGAATGACTTCATCCTCTTGTTGGGATGGATTGGCTTGTACGCACCGGTTGCTCTGGGGGCGATCGGCAGTGCAGTGGGTTGTGCGATCGCCGGTCAAGCGGCGATTGGTGCCACAATCGATACCAAAGGAGGCTACGGTCGCTTTATCGGTATTTCCGCCCTGCCCTCTTCGCAAGTGATTTACGGCATTGTGGTGATGTTCCAACTGCTGAATCAATCGGTGACGCCGCAAACTGCGGTGGGCATGTTTGGCATTGGCGTGGGTGCTGGAGTTGCGTTAATGATTAATGCCATCTATCAAGGCAAGTGTTGCGCATCTGCAGTGCTGGCTTCGAAGGTCAAACCGGAAGTATTCGGTATATCCCTGGCTCCGGCGGCGATTGTGGAGGGATTTGCAGTGTTTGCCTTCATTTTTGCCCTTCTGGCCGCAGGGGAACTCTCGGGGAGTTAA
- a CDS encoding V-type ATP synthase subunit I, with the protein MTIVALCKVTVCGASADKAALLAGLQSLGCMHPIPLRPAPAEFEEGTADRDTPARQAWRHLIEAPRQRKRVRDRDRFDLDRVVRAALENKRKFRELEDRRAFLAYRIEQLSPWGNFVLPGETLGGYLLWFYRIPHSKTKSLQDLALPWQTLHEDRQFVYIAVIAAKEPAPDALPVPRTHTGSVPLDELKRQLQETEIELEDLAAEHESLSRWVYLLAKSLARVEDAVALRQAEQQTLDSQGILVVQGWVPQRKSAELEQFAQQHGLALAIEPVGPEDTPPTLMENPPLLRGGQDLVSFYQMPGYRDWDPSNVVFFSFGLFFAMIVADAGYALLLAIPLLYNWRRMGKSANGQHLRVLAVWILGASLLYGILVGSYFGFSPPAGSFVAQLNRLDVSQFDIMMPLSIFIGCSHLVFANAAAALQANKFSSKVIHLAWIAVILGGFFLFVLGGGDDGSAAAKTAGIALLILGLASMVLLGSDRKLDSIPSACLRLVDGARSLTGITTMFGDALSYLRLFALGLSSASLAITFNNLAGLVADAVPGLGILLASGIFILGHGINLLLAIISGFVHGLRLNFIEFFRWSLEEEGYSFRPFAKKEIES; encoded by the coding sequence GTGACGATTGTTGCCTTGTGCAAAGTAACCGTATGCGGAGCAAGCGCCGATAAAGCCGCTCTGCTTGCCGGATTGCAGAGTTTGGGCTGCATGCACCCGATCCCCTTACGGCCGGCACCTGCAGAATTTGAAGAAGGAACGGCCGATCGAGATACCCCGGCTCGACAAGCGTGGAGGCATTTAATTGAAGCACCCCGCCAGCGAAAGCGAGTGCGCGATCGCGATCGCTTCGATCTAGACCGGGTTGTCCGCGCTGCATTAGAGAATAAGCGCAAATTTCGGGAGCTGGAGGACCGCCGAGCCTTTCTGGCCTACCGCATCGAGCAGCTATCCCCTTGGGGAAACTTTGTTTTGCCTGGAGAGACCTTGGGCGGCTATCTCCTCTGGTTCTATCGGATTCCCCACAGCAAAACTAAGTCTTTGCAGGACTTGGCTTTGCCCTGGCAGACGCTTCACGAAGATCGTCAGTTCGTCTACATTGCGGTAATTGCAGCAAAGGAACCCGCCCCCGACGCCCTCCCCGTTCCCCGCACCCACACGGGGTCGGTGCCCCTAGACGAGCTGAAACGCCAGTTGCAGGAGACGGAAATCGAATTGGAAGATCTGGCTGCCGAGCACGAATCTCTGAGCCGCTGGGTCTACTTGCTGGCAAAGAGTTTGGCTCGGGTTGAGGATGCAGTGGCCCTCCGTCAGGCCGAACAACAGACTTTAGACAGTCAGGGCATTCTGGTCGTACAGGGGTGGGTGCCGCAGCGGAAATCTGCCGAGTTAGAGCAATTTGCCCAACAGCACGGACTGGCACTGGCGATCGAGCCGGTAGGTCCCGAAGATACTCCGCCAACCTTGATGGAAAACCCACCGCTGTTGAGAGGCGGCCAGGATTTGGTCAGCTTTTATCAGATGCCGGGATATCGCGACTGGGACCCCTCGAATGTTGTATTTTTCTCGTTTGGACTGTTCTTCGCCATGATTGTGGCGGATGCCGGATATGCGCTACTGCTGGCTATCCCCCTGCTCTACAACTGGCGGCGGATGGGCAAGAGCGCTAACGGCCAACACTTGCGCGTCCTCGCAGTCTGGATTCTGGGGGCGTCCTTACTGTACGGCATCTTGGTGGGCAGTTATTTCGGCTTCTCCCCTCCAGCCGGATCGTTTGTGGCTCAGCTGAACAGGCTAGATGTCAGCCAATTCGACATCATGATGCCGCTATCAATTTTTATTGGCTGCTCGCATTTAGTTTTCGCTAATGCTGCGGCTGCTTTGCAGGCCAACAAGTTCTCCAGCAAGGTCATCCACTTGGCTTGGATTGCCGTCATCCTCGGCGGGTTTTTCCTGTTTGTGTTGGGGGGAGGGGACGATGGCAGCGCGGCAGCTAAAACTGCAGGCATTGCACTGCTGATTTTAGGGCTAGCATCGATGGTGCTGCTGGGGAGCGATCGCAAGCTCGATTCCATTCCCTCAGCTTGCCTTCGCCTCGTGGATGGCGCCAGATCCCTGACCGGCATCACCACGATGTTTGGCGACGCCCTCAGCTACCTGAGGCTGTTTGCGCTCGGGTTGTCCAGTGCCTCGCTGGCCATCACGTTCAATAATCTTGCTGGCTTAGTCGCCGATGCCGTGCCCGGTTTGGGCATATTGCTTGCAAGCGGCATTTTCATCCTCGGACACGGCATCAACCTGCTGCTGGCCATCATTAGTGGTTTTGTCCACGGCTTGCGATTGAACTTTATTGAATTCTTCCGTTGGAGTTTAGAGGAGGAAGGATATTCCTTCCGACCCTTCGCAAAAAAGGAGATCGAATCATGA
- a CDS encoding V-type ATP synthase subunit D: protein MARLALNKSSLTKQKRQLKTFNDYLPSLDLKRRQLVAEQAKARKLLIEGRAQLAEIEPIVAQKLPMLGNRGIELAQLVKATNVRVSRENVVGTQLPKLDAVDIEVRNYALLGKPQWIDHLVDFLKVAIELELQMQVATKRLELLEEAVRTITQRVNLFDKVLIPRTRKNIKKIQIYLSDTERAAVVIAKIAKRKKGAAS, encoded by the coding sequence ATGGCACGATTGGCACTCAATAAGTCTTCGCTGACCAAACAGAAGCGCCAGCTCAAAACCTTTAATGATTACCTGCCATCTCTCGATCTCAAGCGCAGGCAACTGGTCGCCGAACAAGCAAAAGCGCGAAAATTGTTGATTGAGGGTCGAGCCCAGTTGGCAGAGATCGAGCCGATTGTCGCGCAGAAACTTCCCATGCTGGGCAATCGAGGGATAGAGCTCGCCCAGTTGGTCAAAGCCACTAACGTGCGAGTGAGTCGAGAGAACGTCGTGGGTACGCAACTGCCCAAGCTAGATGCAGTCGATATTGAGGTGCGCAACTACGCTCTCTTAGGTAAGCCCCAATGGATCGATCACCTCGTGGATTTTTTAAAGGTCGCGATAGAGCTCGAACTGCAGATGCAGGTGGCCACGAAGCGGCTGGAGCTCTTGGAAGAGGCGGTTCGCACCATCACGCAGCGGGTCAATCTATTTGATAAAGTGTTGATTCCGCGCACTCGCAAGAATATTAAGAAAATTCAAATTTACTTGTCCGATACCGAACGTGCGGCTGTTGTCATTGCCAAGATTGCCAAGCGCAAGAAGGGGGCCGCATCGTGA